In Brevibacillus brevis, a genomic segment contains:
- a CDS encoding NrtR DNA-binding winged helix domain-containing protein, producing the protein MNDTPIKNKAGLTEEQFLQSYDASRYERPSVTVDMLIFTVADEQEQNYRKLSPKSLQLLLVKRGDHPFMGQWALPGGFVSPDESLEEAALRELQTETNIDDIYLEQLYTWGEVDRDPRTRVISTSYMALVDSEKLEVKAGDDADDAKWFRIEDRWLRESKTATATGTVTEKWVELRLWNEAEELSATLKITRTVNGRTVREDREIVESRQIAFDHARIIQYALERLRGKIEYTDIAFALMPELFTLSELQQVYEVILGKELLAAAFRRKVADKVIETNQYRKHAGHRPSKYYRFNPEWT; encoded by the coding sequence GTGAATGACACACCGATCAAGAACAAGGCCGGGCTTACGGAAGAGCAATTTTTGCAGAGCTATGACGCGAGCCGGTACGAGCGGCCATCCGTTACGGTCGACATGCTGATCTTTACCGTCGCGGATGAACAGGAGCAGAACTATCGCAAGCTATCGCCCAAGTCGCTGCAGCTTTTGCTCGTGAAGCGGGGGGATCATCCGTTCATGGGGCAGTGGGCGCTGCCGGGAGGATTTGTCTCGCCGGACGAAAGCCTGGAAGAAGCGGCTCTGCGTGAACTGCAGACGGAAACCAACATCGACGACATTTATCTGGAGCAATTGTACACATGGGGCGAAGTGGACAGAGACCCGCGGACACGCGTAATCAGCACGTCTTACATGGCGCTGGTGGACAGCGAAAAGCTGGAAGTAAAGGCGGGCGATGACGCCGACGACGCGAAGTGGTTTCGCATCGAGGACCGTTGGCTGCGAGAAAGCAAGACGGCGACAGCCACAGGCACGGTGACGGAGAAGTGGGTGGAGCTGCGCTTGTGGAACGAAGCGGAGGAGCTGTCCGCCACGCTGAAAATCACGCGGACGGTAAACGGCCGCACCGTGCGGGAGGATAGAGAAATCGTGGAGTCGAGGCAGATCGCCTTCGACCATGCCAGGATCATCCAGTACGCCCTGGAGCGGCTGCGAGGCAAGATCGAGTACACCGACATCGCCTTTGCGCTGATGCCTGAGCTCTTCACACTGTCAGAGCTGCAGCAAGTGTACGAGGTCATTTTGGGCAAGGAGCTGCTGGCCGCCGCTTTCCGCCGAAAAGTCGCCGACAAAGTGATCGAGACGAATCAGTACCGCAAGCACGCCGGACATCGGCCATCGAAATATTACCGGTTCAATCCGGAATGGACGTAA
- a CDS encoding TIGR02452 family protein: MKTGAARTKRVQTAQETMKIVEAGEYVNSKDEVVDIREELAYAIRHSILFRPDDPVELSPAGMEGKTNRASIEVTGESSLDAARRLVLDKGRSDVICLNFASAKNPGGGFLNGAQAQEESLARASGLYPCIVQMEEMYAYNRGLKTCLYSDYMILSPRVPVIRDGEDRLLDQPYVLSFLTAPAVNAGVVREREPQNEPRIGSVMLERIRRILRAAARSGHGAVILGAYGCGVFRNRAVDVAEYFAQVLMDEGYDRLFDHIVFAVLDHSARQENLRAFQERFA; encoded by the coding sequence ATGAAGACGGGAGCAGCCCGCACCAAGCGAGTGCAGACAGCCCAAGAGACGATGAAAATAGTGGAGGCGGGAGAATACGTCAACAGCAAAGACGAAGTCGTGGACATTCGAGAAGAGCTGGCCTACGCTATCCGGCATTCCATCTTGTTTCGCCCGGACGACCCTGTAGAACTGTCACCTGCCGGCATGGAGGGAAAAACCAATAGAGCGTCCATTGAAGTCACGGGGGAATCCAGTCTGGATGCAGCCAGGAGGCTGGTCCTCGACAAAGGACGATCCGACGTGATTTGCCTGAATTTCGCCTCCGCGAAAAACCCGGGAGGAGGATTCCTCAACGGGGCACAGGCTCAGGAAGAGAGCTTGGCCCGGGCGTCCGGCCTGTATCCGTGCATCGTGCAGATGGAGGAAATGTACGCCTACAATCGGGGGCTGAAAACATGCCTGTACTCGGATTACATGATCCTGTCCCCGCGTGTGCCGGTGATCCGCGATGGGGAAGACCGCCTCCTGGATCAGCCGTATGTACTGTCCTTCCTTACTGCGCCTGCCGTAAACGCCGGAGTCGTGCGGGAGCGGGAGCCTCAGAACGAGCCACGTATCGGCAGCGTGATGCTGGAGCGAATTCGGAGGATCTTGCGGGCAGCGGCGAGAAGCGGACATGGCGCTGTGATCCTCGGGGCGTATGGCTGCGGCGTGTTCCGCAACCGGGCCGTCGACGTAGCCGAGTATTTTGCACAGGTCCTCATGGACGAAGGCTACGACAGGCTGTTTGACCACATCGTCTTTGCTGTGCTGGACCATTCTGCCCGGCAAGAAAATTTGCGGGCCTTTCAGGAGAGATTCGCATGA
- the pnuC gene encoding nicotinamide riboside transporter PnuC: MIAKRKEFFADWSWFERLWLLAFTLINVYLFFALDDTLIGLCASLTGMLSVVLVAKGKTWNYYPGIVNVVLYAFVAYGQKYYGEVMLNLPYFLPMQFIGLFLWRKNGVSETKQNDVRVAEMTWRSRIVWSVLCLAATAAYALVLKAMGGALPIVDSLTAVLSIVAMIFMVKRYVEQWIVWIVIDLLTIYMWLVAFLADGNDISILVMWTSYLVNAVYGWLNWRAQYRAQKEAPAWEQ; encoded by the coding sequence ATGATAGCCAAAAGGAAAGAGTTTTTCGCGGACTGGAGCTGGTTCGAGCGGCTGTGGCTGCTCGCCTTTACCTTGATCAACGTCTACCTGTTTTTCGCGTTGGACGACACGCTTATCGGGCTGTGCGCATCCTTGACCGGCATGCTCAGCGTCGTGCTCGTCGCCAAAGGAAAGACGTGGAATTATTATCCGGGCATCGTAAACGTGGTGCTCTACGCCTTTGTCGCCTATGGTCAAAAATACTACGGCGAAGTGATGCTGAACCTTCCGTACTTTTTGCCGATGCAATTTATCGGGCTGTTCCTGTGGAGGAAGAACGGGGTGTCGGAGACGAAGCAAAACGATGTGCGGGTGGCCGAGATGACCTGGCGTTCGCGCATCGTCTGGAGCGTGCTTTGCCTCGCAGCGACCGCAGCTTATGCGCTGGTGCTCAAGGCAATGGGCGGGGCGCTGCCCATCGTCGATTCCTTGACCGCCGTTCTCTCCATCGTGGCGATGATCTTCATGGTAAAGCGCTATGTGGAGCAATGGATCGTCTGGATCGTTATCGACCTGCTGACGATTTACATGTGGCTGGTCGCATTCCTGGCGGACGGCAACGATATCTCCATCCTCGTCATGTGGACGTCGTACCTGGTGAACGCCGTTTACGGCTGGCTAAACTGGCGAGCCCAATACCGCGCGCAAAAGGAGGCGCCGGCATGGGAACAGTAG
- the nadR gene encoding multifunctional transcriptional regulator/nicotinamide-nucleotide adenylyltransferase/ribosylnicotinamide kinase NadR, with protein MGTVGFIGGKFLPLHQGHVYAITRAACCCDELYVVLSHSEARDRKLCEDAGMAPMPYEVRLRWLSMLTSDMENVHAVAVEDAADSDEHYDWAAGAADIRAKIGKPIDFVFSSEIDYDPIFRQLYPEAKHIVLDPGRSHVPISATRIREEGIFAHWEQIPSVVRPTFVKKVVVVGTESCGKSTLTRHLAKLYNTVHVEEFGRTICEEVGGCETILTEEYFPYIAYGHKMKEYEALKRANKLLFIDTEAIVTQYYSELYTGRTFPVLDEVAREQKYDLWLFLEPDVPWIDDGLRVHGDTSVRQENNHRLKQMLDERGIAYTAIGGTYEDRLRQAMHHVDALLRSTSQSL; from the coding sequence ATGGGAACAGTAGGCTTTATCGGGGGAAAATTTTTGCCGCTGCATCAAGGTCATGTGTACGCGATTACCCGTGCAGCGTGCTGCTGCGACGAGCTGTATGTCGTCCTCTCGCACAGCGAGGCGCGCGACCGCAAGCTGTGCGAAGACGCAGGGATGGCGCCGATGCCCTACGAGGTGAGGCTGCGCTGGCTTTCCATGCTCACAAGCGACATGGAAAATGTGCATGCGGTCGCCGTAGAAGATGCGGCAGACAGCGACGAGCACTACGACTGGGCTGCCGGGGCTGCTGATATCCGCGCCAAGATCGGCAAGCCCATCGATTTCGTCTTCAGCTCGGAAATCGACTACGACCCGATCTTCCGGCAGCTGTACCCGGAGGCGAAGCACATCGTCCTCGACCCCGGCCGCAGCCACGTGCCGATTTCGGCGACGCGGATCCGGGAAGAAGGTATATTCGCCCATTGGGAACAGATCCCGTCCGTCGTTCGTCCGACTTTTGTGAAAAAAGTGGTGGTCGTGGGGACGGAGAGCTGCGGCAAGTCGACGCTCACCCGTCACCTGGCAAAGCTGTATAACACCGTGCATGTGGAGGAATTCGGACGCACTATCTGCGAGGAGGTGGGCGGCTGCGAGACGATTTTGACCGAGGAGTATTTTCCGTACATCGCCTACGGCCACAAAATGAAAGAGTACGAAGCTCTCAAGCGGGCAAACAAGCTGCTTTTCATCGATACGGAAGCGATCGTCACGCAGTATTATTCGGAGCTGTACACGGGCCGCACCTTCCCTGTTCTGGATGAGGTGGCGAGAGAGCAGAAGTACGATCTGTGGCTCTTCCTCGAACCGGATGTGCCGTGGATCGACGACGGGTTGCGTGTGCACGGAGACACGAGCGTCCGTCAGGAAAACAATCATAGACTGAAACAAATGCTGGACGAGCGAGGCATCGCGTATACGGCAATCGGGGGGACGTACGAAGATCGTCTGCGGCAGGCGATGCACCATGTGGACGCCCTGCTCCGCAGTACTTCCCAGTCGCTGTAA
- a CDS encoding NADPH:quinone oxidoreductase family protein — MKAVAVTAFGGPEHMQLVDVEIPQVKPNQVLIRVEMTSVNFADIKSRYGKKGGQLPFVPGLDAAGTVERVGSEVTRFQPGQRVVAFPAGGSYAEYVVASEDLTFALPDNMDFDTAAACPVVSFTSYKLLADVARLAPGETVLIHAAAGGIGTTAIQLAKLLGAGKVIGTVGRENKAAIAMEAGADHVICNDTEDFAAKVNELTDGAGADVILDSISGSVTERSMDCLAWYGRLVHFGNASGEVGTVKTIDLHASCRSVLGFSFGTTRSKRPHLLQDTAEKVFAYLADGSLRIKIGRRFDLEEAASAHAWVESRQSTGKVLLVVRK; from the coding sequence ATGAAAGCAGTCGCAGTCACCGCTTTTGGCGGACCTGAGCACATGCAGCTCGTAGACGTGGAGATCCCGCAAGTGAAACCGAATCAAGTCCTGATCCGCGTGGAAATGACCAGTGTCAACTTTGCCGACATCAAATCGAGGTACGGAAAAAAGGGAGGGCAGCTGCCCTTTGTACCGGGACTGGACGCTGCTGGAACCGTGGAGCGGGTCGGCTCTGAAGTGACCCGCTTTCAGCCTGGACAGCGGGTAGTGGCCTTTCCGGCCGGCGGGTCTTACGCGGAGTACGTCGTCGCGAGCGAAGACCTGACGTTTGCCCTGCCGGACAACATGGACTTCGATACCGCTGCGGCTTGCCCCGTCGTCTCCTTTACTTCCTACAAGCTGCTGGCGGATGTGGCAAGGCTGGCACCGGGCGAGACTGTCCTCATCCACGCGGCTGCCGGAGGGATCGGGACGACAGCGATCCAGCTCGCCAAGCTCCTGGGCGCCGGGAAGGTCATCGGTACGGTAGGTCGTGAGAACAAAGCTGCAATCGCCATGGAGGCGGGCGCCGACCACGTCATTTGCAACGATACCGAGGACTTTGCGGCGAAAGTGAACGAGCTGACGGACGGAGCAGGGGCCGACGTCATTCTCGACTCCATTTCCGGCTCCGTGACCGAGCGTAGCATGGACTGCCTGGCATGGTACGGGCGGCTCGTCCATTTCGGCAACGCCAGCGGGGAAGTCGGCACCGTCAAGACCATCGATCTGCACGCGAGCTGCCGTTCCGTCCTCGGCTTCAGCTTTGGCACCACCCGCAGCAAGCGCCCGCACCTCTTGCAAGACACGGCTGAAAAGGTGTTCGCGTACTTGGCCGACGGAAGCCTGCGCATCAAAATCGGCCGACGCTTCGACCTAGAAGAGGCAGCGAGCGCCCATGCGTGGGTGGAGAGCAGACAAAGCACCGGGAAAGTCCTGCTTGTTGTGAGGAAGTAG
- a CDS encoding RidA family protein, with translation MNRKISLIHSSNLPSVDYAYASLVPAEMDLIFLAGACPLNQDTQVPYPGDYARQASMCVENLKEALKASGASLKDVVYTRVLVASQNRDDLATAWRIIRTEFGEHDVPSTLSGVTVLGYSDQLVEIEAVAAVVPSSER, from the coding sequence ATGAACAGAAAAATATCCTTGATCCATTCATCGAATTTGCCGAGCGTCGATTATGCATACGCGAGCCTGGTGCCTGCCGAGATGGATTTGATTTTTTTGGCTGGGGCCTGCCCGTTGAATCAAGACACACAGGTGCCATATCCGGGTGATTATGCCCGTCAGGCTTCGATGTGTGTGGAGAATCTGAAAGAAGCCCTAAAAGCCAGCGGCGCCTCGCTGAAGGACGTGGTCTATACGAGAGTGCTGGTGGCCTCACAGAACCGGGATGACTTGGCGACTGCGTGGAGAATCATTCGAACGGAATTCGGCGAGCACGATGTCCCGAGCACTTTGTCCGGGGTGACTGTATTGGGGTATTCAGACCAATTGGTGGAAATCGAGGCAGTGGCCGCAGTAGTTCCGTCATCGGAAAGGTAG
- a CDS encoding Rrf2 family transcriptional regulator — MNSEFTIAVHSLAFLANLPGHMASSELIAKNVCTNPARIRKIMSILRRNGFVRTKEGIGGGYILECDPYEVTLARVYRAVSSGTLKPHWCTGDPQESCLISSKMHCVMDRIFTEAEEHYVQYLGQITIQSVLEQIKKP, encoded by the coding sequence GTGAATAGTGAATTTACGATAGCCGTCCACAGCTTAGCCTTTTTGGCGAACCTCCCCGGCCATATGGCAAGCAGTGAACTGATTGCGAAAAATGTATGTACGAACCCGGCAAGAATCCGAAAGATCATGAGTATCCTGCGAAGGAATGGCTTTGTACGGACGAAGGAGGGGATCGGAGGAGGCTACATTCTGGAATGTGACCCGTATGAGGTGACCCTTGCGCGGGTGTACCGAGCCGTCTCCAGCGGAACGCTGAAGCCGCACTGGTGTACCGGGGACCCGCAAGAATCCTGTCTCATTTCTTCCAAGATGCACTGTGTGATGGATCGAATTTTCACCGAAGCGGAAGAACATTACGTCCAGTATCTGGGGCAAATCACGATCCAGTCGGTCCTGGAGCAAATCAAGAAGCCGTAG
- a CDS encoding IDEAL domain-containing protein — translation MNRSKQLAVGDWVRGKTQNGELIIGFVEATDAEKGSIHVYVVHCDHEKAVGKVAVVHDSWVEPMGDSEVASEEQVRDLIDLALATRDRAWFMELVAQEKSLPKSARRSDQRGGESRRIRNRLGTSAIWE, via the coding sequence ATGAATCGTTCCAAACAATTGGCAGTAGGAGATTGGGTGCGAGGCAAAACGCAAAACGGTGAGCTGATCATCGGGTTCGTGGAAGCGACTGATGCGGAGAAAGGCAGCATCCATGTGTACGTCGTTCACTGCGATCACGAAAAGGCTGTGGGCAAAGTCGCCGTCGTGCATGACAGCTGGGTCGAGCCTATGGGCGATTCCGAGGTGGCCAGCGAGGAGCAGGTACGCGACCTGATCGATCTCGCACTGGCTACCAGAGACCGGGCGTGGTTCATGGAACTGGTCGCCCAGGAAAAGTCGCTGCCAAAGAGCGCAAGGCGCAGCGACCAAAGAGGCGGAGAGTCCCGGCGCATCCGCAATCGCTTGGGAACATCTGCTATCTGGGAATGA
- a CDS encoding thioredoxin family protein, whose product MTTLAHNPWFEKGMTYDEYTKSMKVNREELTRVYEQLTFTDEDLAVWKDVAKRNWRGIVLTADWCGDAALNVPILQRIAEQSSVELRYLIRDENLELMDQYLTNGTSRAIPIFIFIDEQGEKQAVWGPRSPEVQELITGLRSQLPAADAPDFAEKQNNVYRSFKEKITSDPAIWRTVIDSVKAAVRG is encoded by the coding sequence ATGACTACCCTTGCACACAATCCGTGGTTTGAGAAAGGCATGACATACGACGAGTACACGAAGAGCATGAAAGTCAATCGTGAAGAGCTGACCCGTGTATACGAGCAGCTCACGTTCACCGATGAGGACCTGGCGGTATGGAAAGACGTTGCGAAGCGCAACTGGAGGGGCATCGTGCTGACTGCCGACTGGTGCGGCGACGCAGCTCTGAATGTGCCCATCCTGCAAAGAATCGCCGAGCAGAGCAGCGTGGAGCTGAGATACCTGATCCGCGACGAAAATCTCGAGCTCATGGATCAATACTTGACCAACGGGACCTCCCGTGCGATTCCGATCTTCATCTTCATCGACGAGCAAGGGGAAAAGCAGGCAGTGTGGGGCCCGCGCTCGCCGGAAGTACAGGAGTTGATCACAGGACTTCGGAGCCAGCTGCCTGCAGCCGATGCGCCTGATTTCGCGGAAAAGCAAAACAACGTCTATCGCAGCTTCAAAGAAAAAATCACCTCCGATCCGGCCATTTGGCGCACGGTGATCGACAGCGTGAAGGCCGCGGTAAGAGGCTAA
- a CDS encoding MFS transporter, giving the protein MRNAENHGRPILFLMVNMFIAMLGIGLIIPILPEFLKEFDAGGKTAGYLIAALGLTQFIFSPIAGEWSDKYGRKIMIVSGLGLFTISNLLFATAEHISMLYVSRLIGGIGAAAMIPSMLAYVADITTEEKRGKGLGLLGAAMSLGFVIGPGIGGFLAELGLRMPLYVSAAVGALATVGSLLFLPESLSKEAQLAARQSKEKKENVFVQLGRSVKAPYFVMLILVFTMTFGLANFEAIFPLFVDAKFAYTARDISIIITVGALAGTIVQAAFIGKLITRFGEKNLINWTFLFSAVSMFLMLLSGNFWYMLALTVVFFTLTSIMRPAINTLISKRAGDEQGFVAGMNNAYMSLGNIFGPAAAGTLYDVHLNAPYLFGAIILIISLILSKREGRRRVKPMAAQSEIV; this is encoded by the coding sequence ATGAGAAATGCAGAGAATCACGGGCGACCGATTCTGTTCCTGATGGTGAACATGTTCATCGCCATGCTGGGGATCGGTTTGATCATTCCCATTCTTCCCGAATTTTTAAAGGAATTTGACGCAGGCGGAAAGACCGCCGGGTATTTGATCGCGGCGTTGGGACTGACCCAGTTTATTTTTTCGCCGATCGCAGGGGAGTGGTCGGATAAGTACGGACGGAAGATTATGATTGTCTCCGGCCTCGGGCTGTTTACCATCTCCAACCTGCTTTTTGCGACGGCGGAGCACATCTCGATGCTGTACGTGTCGCGACTGATCGGGGGCATCGGGGCAGCCGCCATGATTCCTTCGATGCTGGCGTACGTGGCGGACATTACGACCGAAGAAAAGCGGGGCAAAGGCTTGGGCCTCCTCGGAGCAGCCATGTCTCTCGGCTTCGTCATCGGGCCGGGAATTGGGGGCTTCCTCGCCGAGCTGGGATTGCGGATGCCGCTTTACGTCTCCGCAGCTGTCGGGGCGCTTGCCACAGTCGGTTCCTTGCTGTTCCTGCCTGAATCCCTCTCCAAAGAGGCGCAGCTTGCGGCACGCCAGTCCAAGGAGAAGAAGGAAAACGTGTTTGTCCAGCTGGGAAGATCCGTCAAGGCGCCGTATTTCGTCATGCTGATCCTCGTGTTTACAATGACCTTTGGCTTGGCAAACTTCGAGGCGATCTTCCCGCTGTTCGTGGACGCGAAATTCGCCTACACGGCTCGCGACATTTCCATCATCATCACGGTGGGGGCTCTGGCGGGGACCATTGTTCAGGCGGCATTTATCGGCAAGCTGATCACGCGATTCGGTGAGAAGAATTTGATCAACTGGACGTTTTTGTTCTCGGCCGTTTCCATGTTTCTCATGCTGCTGTCGGGCAACTTCTGGTATATGCTCGCATTGACCGTTGTGTTCTTTACGCTGACGTCCATCATGCGTCCGGCGATCAACACGCTCATTTCCAAGCGTGCGGGAGACGAGCAAGGCTTCGTCGCAGGGATGAACAACGCCTACATGAGCTTGGGCAACATTTTCGGCCCGGCTGCGGCTGGTACCCTGTACGATGTGCATTTGAACGCTCCGTATTTGTTCGGCGCGATCATTTTGATCATCAGTCTGATCCTTTCGAAAAGGGAAGGCCGACGCCGGGTCAAGCCGATGGCAGCCCAGTCGGAAATCGTATAG
- a CDS encoding LysE family translocator, which produces MFTLSTLSTFVLIVIGLFLIPGPAVLLTATRTVQGGRRAGILAGLGIATGDFIHTMFAAIGLSAILMTSAMAFQVVKIAGAAYLLYLGIRAILEKPTDPSVPAVTPLSGLRAYTEAILVEVLNPKTALFFLAFLPQFVNPERGATFLQFFVLGLVFVTMSVLYTSLIAVSVRQLGKWLKRVPWLGRWSGKLVGVIYIGLGLKVAFQSR; this is translated from the coding sequence TTGTTCACGCTTTCCACGCTCAGCACATTTGTCCTCATCGTGATCGGCTTGTTTTTGATTCCCGGACCGGCTGTTCTCTTGACTGCCACACGCACCGTCCAGGGAGGGAGGAGGGCTGGCATCCTGGCCGGTCTCGGCATCGCTACGGGCGATTTCATTCATACGATGTTTGCCGCCATTGGGCTGTCGGCGATCCTGATGACGTCCGCGATGGCTTTTCAGGTGGTGAAGATAGCGGGAGCAGCTTACTTGCTGTACCTCGGCATCCGTGCGATTCTGGAGAAGCCGACGGATCCGAGCGTGCCCGCCGTCACTCCGCTGTCTGGCTTGCGCGCTTACACCGAAGCGATTCTCGTCGAGGTGTTGAATCCGAAAACTGCGCTGTTCTTTCTGGCGTTTTTGCCCCAGTTTGTGAATCCGGAGCGGGGAGCGACCTTCCTGCAGTTTTTCGTGCTCGGACTGGTGTTTGTGACCATGAGCGTCCTTTATACGTCCTTGATTGCAGTGAGTGTTCGCCAGCTGGGAAAATGGCTCAAGCGGGTTCCCTGGTTGGGACGCTGGAGCGGCAAGCTGGTCGGTGTCATTTATATCGGATTGGGATTGAAGGTAGCGTTTCAAAGCAGGTAA
- a CDS encoding pyridoxamine 5'-phosphate oxidase family protein, protein MSKRFQDVISTHEQFAELRQVYGHPGERAVKKVISSLDHHCREFISKSPFLALATSNADGECDVSPRGDHPGFVLVLDDHHLFIPERPGNRRLDSVQNILSNPQVGLLFLIPGLGETLRINGKAFVCRDQELLDQCAVNGRRPLFGIGVEVKECFAHCAKALIRSSLWDPEKWLAKELLPFMPQVYADHCQIPEMTTERVEKELNEGYQNRLY, encoded by the coding sequence ATGAGCAAACGATTCCAGGACGTGATTTCTACGCATGAACAATTTGCTGAGCTGCGTCAAGTATACGGCCATCCCGGAGAGCGGGCGGTAAAAAAAGTCATCTCGTCTCTGGATCATCACTGCCGCGAGTTTATTTCCAAGTCCCCGTTTTTGGCGCTGGCCACTTCAAATGCGGACGGGGAGTGCGATGTTTCGCCACGGGGAGATCATCCGGGGTTTGTGCTGGTTTTGGATGACCATCACCTGTTTATTCCGGAGCGGCCGGGCAATCGCCGCCTGGATTCCGTCCAGAACATCTTGTCCAACCCGCAGGTCGGCCTGCTCTTCCTCATCCCGGGGCTGGGAGAGACCTTGCGGATCAACGGAAAAGCGTTTGTGTGCCGGGACCAGGAGCTGCTTGACCAATGCGCCGTGAACGGCCGTCGTCCGCTGTTCGGGATCGGCGTGGAAGTGAAGGAGTGCTTTGCTCACTGTGCGAAGGCGCTGATCCGGTCGAGCTTGTGGGATCCGGAGAAATGGCTGGCAAAGGAGCTGCTTCCGTTCATGCCGCAAGTGTACGCCGATCATTGCCAAATCCCGGAGATGACTACAGAGCGGGTGGAGAAAGAGCTGAACGAAGGCTATCAAAATCGATTGTACTAG
- a CDS encoding metalloregulator ArsR/SmtB family transcription factor translates to MLQLLADREMPIAEITACFPITRTAVNKHLHVLHDAGLVSNQKVGRETRYKLQPEPLAELKQWLSFFDQYWDERLSALKHLVENDHEQ, encoded by the coding sequence ATGCTGCAGCTGCTTGCAGACAGGGAAATGCCGATTGCGGAAATCACTGCATGCTTCCCGATCACCCGCACTGCCGTGAACAAGCATCTGCATGTGCTGCACGATGCCGGTCTCGTGAGCAATCAGAAGGTCGGACGGGAAACACGGTACAAGCTTCAGCCGGAGCCCCTGGCCGAGCTCAAGCAGTGGCTGTCCTTTTTCGACCAATACTGGGATGAAAGGCTGTCCGCTCTGAAACATTTGGTGGAAAACGATCATGAGCAATAA
- a CDS encoding SRPBCC domain-containing protein, with protein MQTQGTLPEIRKTVVLQAPIEKVWKAVATSEGIASWWMPNTFEPVMGRDFILHAGQFGDSPCKVTEIDPPNRLGFDWGKDWHITFELKQLEEGKTEFTLIHSGWDAEKLTEFGQPHTVIRGIMDGGWEKIVKEKLPATIEV; from the coding sequence ATGCAAACACAGGGAACTTTGCCGGAGATCCGCAAAACGGTGGTACTTCAGGCTCCGATCGAAAAAGTATGGAAAGCTGTCGCCACGTCGGAAGGAATCGCATCGTGGTGGATGCCCAATACATTTGAACCTGTCATGGGACGCGACTTCATTCTGCATGCCGGACAATTTGGCGATTCTCCGTGCAAAGTGACGGAAATCGATCCGCCCAACCGCCTCGGTTTTGACTGGGGCAAGGATTGGCATATTACCTTTGAATTGAAGCAGCTGGAAGAGGGAAAAACGGAATTCACCCTGATTCACTCCGGCTGGGATGCAGAGAAGCTCACGGAATTCGGCCAGCCACACACCGTCATTCGCGGCATCATGGACGGCGGGTGGGAGAAGATCGTCAAAGAGAAGCTTCCCGCAACCATCGAGGTATAA